A DNA window from Labilithrix sp. contains the following coding sequences:
- a CDS encoding helix-turn-helix transcriptional regulator, whose amino-acid sequence MDSIYAEPRATWLPTVLAEVRKLTPERPPGVAYVYDTRGPAESWNISYPIVDGGPSDFAEATYQSFKVAPLEFRRRLFASLKPAGLYSETMGELMTDQHAQAREASHADAFYVNAVDPDGRGVLLTFNVGARARLVPTQRKRLSLIAAHVSAARRLLASGQTTPDAIFTPAGKVAHVERGHESALTSLRDRVVHLARVRRGATRTDPDDVLASWSALVRGTYTLVGRVESDGQRFVIAYANAPGVHDPRGLTKTEAAIAGWIVRGHSQKLIAYELGLSVGAISGLLARVYEKLRVRSRVELAARLAPPERLTRVPVDDRELLVFSGSPPDASPDELASLTPAERRVLRGVVSGEKTAAIAASLGKSEHTITHQIGSVFRRLGVTSRGELIAKLAARRCDGEEPVPSA is encoded by the coding sequence GTGGATTCCATCTACGCGGAGCCCCGCGCGACGTGGCTACCGACCGTGCTCGCGGAAGTGCGGAAGCTCACGCCCGAGAGGCCCCCGGGAGTCGCCTACGTCTACGACACGCGCGGCCCGGCCGAGTCGTGGAACATCTCGTACCCCATCGTCGATGGCGGCCCCTCCGACTTCGCCGAGGCGACGTACCAGAGCTTCAAGGTCGCGCCGCTCGAGTTTCGTCGCCGGCTCTTCGCCAGCTTGAAGCCCGCGGGCCTCTACAGCGAGACGATGGGCGAGCTCATGACAGACCAGCACGCACAAGCGCGTGAAGCTAGCCACGCGGACGCCTTCTATGTCAACGCAGTCGACCCCGATGGGCGCGGCGTACTGCTCACGTTCAACGTGGGCGCGAGAGCTCGGTTGGTCCCGACCCAGCGCAAGCGGCTGTCGTTGATCGCGGCGCACGTATCCGCGGCGCGCCGGCTCTTGGCCTCCGGTCAGACGACGCCCGACGCGATCTTCACGCCGGCGGGAAAGGTCGCCCACGTCGAACGAGGTCACGAGAGCGCGCTCACCTCGCTGCGCGACCGCGTCGTCCACCTGGCGCGCGTGCGGAGAGGCGCCACGCGCACCGACCCGGACGACGTGCTGGCGTCGTGGAGCGCGCTCGTGCGCGGAACGTACACGCTCGTCGGTCGCGTCGAGTCCGACGGCCAGCGCTTCGTGATCGCCTATGCGAACGCTCCAGGCGTGCATGACCCACGCGGGCTGACGAAGACAGAGGCCGCCATCGCGGGCTGGATCGTCCGCGGTCACTCGCAGAAGCTCATCGCCTACGAGCTCGGCCTCAGCGTCGGGGCCATCAGCGGGCTCCTCGCCCGCGTCTACGAGAAGCTCCGTGTGCGTTCGCGCGTCGAGCTCGCCGCGCGTCTCGCGCCACCGGAGCGCCTCACGCGCGTCCCAGTCGATGATCGCGAGTTGCTCGTCTTCTCGGGATCACCGCCCGACGCGTCGCCCGACGAGCTCGCTTCCTTGACGCCGGCGGAGCGGCGCGTGCTGCGCGGCGTCGTGAGCGGAGAGAAGACCGCCGCGATCGCCGCAAGCCTCGGCAAGAGCGAGCACACGATCACGCACCAGATCGGCAGCGTCTTCCGCCGGCTCGGCGTGACCTCGCGCGGTGAGCTGATCGCCAAGCTCGCCGCGCGACGTTGCGACGGCGAGGAGCCGGTCCCGAGCGCATAG
- a CDS encoding LamG domain-containing protein, which translates to MRGNAVRLTLATTIGALTGCTLLTAVGDLRVVDESLDGEGGLDGSAVSALADGAVQERDADAAGGDPTGDAGDAATEDGGDAGPPSCVETGDPDLIAYYPLDDATGTTVRDCSGNDRHGVLRGNAGAAAGWTTAGRFGGGYVPGASHIDLGAVAPHLDESKPFTVAAWVNAKTFSNTTNSTYVLGRSSDTASAGWRIGTDVSKTWVSKLRETSAVIALTSSPSQLENTWVHLTATFGGGAAGLYLNGALVDSAAGLGAMVTDTPATLRIGSRSDNTQFFAGTIDEVRIYKRALTTAEISALAAKTK; encoded by the coding sequence ATGCGGGGGAACGCGGTGCGGCTGACGCTGGCGACGACGATCGGAGCGCTGACCGGCTGCACGCTCCTCACGGCCGTCGGCGATCTCCGCGTCGTCGACGAGTCGCTGGACGGAGAGGGCGGCCTGGACGGGTCGGCCGTCTCGGCGCTCGCGGACGGCGCGGTCCAGGAACGAGATGCGGACGCGGCCGGCGGCGATCCGACCGGCGACGCCGGCGACGCCGCGACCGAAGACGGAGGCGATGCCGGGCCCCCGAGCTGCGTGGAGACGGGCGATCCCGACCTCATCGCCTACTACCCGCTCGACGACGCGACCGGAACGACGGTGCGCGACTGCTCGGGCAACGACCGTCACGGCGTCTTGAGGGGCAACGCGGGAGCGGCCGCGGGCTGGACGACGGCGGGACGTTTCGGCGGAGGGTACGTCCCGGGCGCGAGCCACATCGATCTCGGAGCGGTCGCGCCGCACCTCGACGAGAGCAAGCCCTTCACCGTCGCCGCGTGGGTCAACGCGAAGACCTTCTCGAACACGACGAACTCGACGTACGTCCTCGGCCGCTCCTCCGACACGGCATCCGCCGGCTGGCGCATCGGGACCGACGTGTCGAAGACGTGGGTGTCGAAGCTCCGCGAGACGTCGGCGGTGATCGCGCTCACCTCGAGCCCGTCGCAGCTCGAGAACACGTGGGTCCACCTGACGGCCACGTTCGGCGGGGGAGCCGCGGGCCTCTACTTGAACGGCGCGCTCGTCGACTCCGCGGCCGGCCTCGGCGCGATGGTCACCGACACCCCGGCGACGCTCAGGATCGGCAGCCGCAGCGACAACACGCAGTTCTTCGCCGGAACGATCGACGAGGTGCGCATCTACAAGCGCGCCCTCACCACAGCCGAGATCTCCGCGCTCGCGGCGAAAACGAAGTAG
- a CDS encoding phosphoenolpyruvate carboxylase — protein MADPFDALRRDVSYLGRVLGDTLVEQEGQGLFDVEEAIRALAKERRSGDAGAEAKLEAAVAALDVETAERVARAFTHYFQLVNLAEQHHRTRRRRDYAREGRAQPGSLDVVFETMAKEGVTAERFAALFAETRVELVFTAHPSEAQRRTVLEKHRRLVSLIARRERAELTPAETEEVERAIREEVATLWQSDEIRQEKPRVGDEVKNVLFYLEEILFPLVPRFYAAMEAACARTFGATCAVPTVLTFGSWVGADMDGNPNVTPEVAVDTALAHATRVLDLYVHAVESLGSALSQSTRRIGVSEELLRSLEADRASMPELATKLEAKTEREPYRRKTSFIAERLRETRIALLDVRKHGGDPALQPGAYRGPDDFARDLEVVRASLLANKGARAGAERVSALLRQVQTFRFHLARLDVRIPAEWVRADARVALGLAEDAPLDLAQLERDPATLATPDGDGIRAVGAIARIRELTFDGGAESFILSMTRGAEDLLAALLLARLAGLSAKAISIVPLFETLDDLQRSAKELDRAAASPVYAAYLAERAGVQEVMLGYSDSNKDAGILGSSFALYRAQQELVAVASARGLTLKIFHGRGGSIGRGGGPSQRAIESLPAGAVRGRFKLTEQGEVLGWKYLVPEIAERNLELTVGGVIEQTLRSERPHDDAQLREYESVFEEVARTSVEQYRALVHHEVFPSYYAATTPIEEIPRLNIGSRPARRTGNSEAPAAAKKAVALEDLRAIPWVFAWTQSRQMVPGWYGAGRALSWLVRAKGLDYVREMRARWPFFATTLDAIAVALAQADVAIAAKYAALATPEERRLFLRIALGHARAVRAVSAILGQPGVLAPDATLARSIELRNPYVDPLSFIQVDLLRKKRAASGKTPPELQRAILLTINGLAAGLRSTG, from the coding sequence ATGGCCGATCCCTTCGATGCTCTGCGGCGCGACGTCTCGTACCTCGGGCGCGTGCTCGGTGACACGCTCGTCGAGCAGGAGGGGCAGGGGCTCTTCGACGTCGAGGAGGCGATCCGCGCGCTCGCGAAGGAGCGGCGCAGCGGGGACGCCGGGGCGGAGGCGAAGCTCGAGGCCGCCGTCGCCGCGCTCGACGTCGAGACGGCGGAGCGCGTCGCGCGCGCGTTCACGCACTACTTCCAGCTCGTGAACCTCGCCGAGCAACACCACCGCACGCGGCGACGGCGCGACTACGCGCGCGAGGGGAGGGCGCAGCCCGGCTCGCTCGACGTCGTGTTCGAGACGATGGCGAAGGAAGGCGTCACCGCCGAGCGCTTCGCCGCGCTGTTCGCCGAGACGCGGGTCGAGCTCGTGTTCACCGCGCACCCGAGCGAGGCGCAGCGGCGGACCGTGCTCGAGAAGCACCGGCGGCTCGTGTCGCTCATCGCGCGGCGTGAGCGCGCGGAGCTGACGCCGGCGGAGACGGAGGAGGTGGAGCGAGCGATCCGGGAGGAGGTCGCGACGCTGTGGCAGAGCGATGAGATCCGACAAGAGAAGCCGCGCGTCGGCGACGAGGTGAAGAACGTCCTCTTCTACCTCGAGGAGATCCTCTTCCCGCTCGTCCCCCGCTTCTACGCCGCGATGGAGGCGGCGTGCGCGCGGACGTTCGGAGCCACGTGCGCGGTGCCGACCGTGCTCACCTTCGGATCGTGGGTCGGCGCCGACATGGATGGAAACCCCAACGTCACGCCCGAGGTCGCGGTCGACACCGCGCTCGCGCACGCCACGCGCGTGCTCGACCTCTACGTCCACGCGGTCGAGTCGCTCGGGAGCGCGCTCTCGCAGAGCACGCGGCGGATCGGCGTCTCGGAGGAGCTCCTGCGATCGCTCGAGGCCGACCGCGCGTCGATGCCGGAGCTCGCGACCAAGCTCGAGGCGAAGACGGAGCGCGAGCCCTATCGTCGCAAGACCAGCTTCATCGCGGAGCGGCTGCGGGAGACGCGCATCGCGCTCCTCGACGTCCGCAAGCACGGCGGCGATCCCGCGCTCCAGCCCGGCGCGTACCGCGGGCCGGACGACTTCGCGCGAGACCTCGAGGTCGTGCGCGCGTCGCTCCTCGCGAACAAGGGCGCGCGCGCGGGCGCCGAACGCGTGAGCGCGCTCCTCCGTCAGGTGCAGACGTTCCGCTTCCACCTCGCGCGGCTCGACGTGCGCATCCCCGCCGAGTGGGTGCGCGCCGACGCCCGCGTCGCGCTCGGGCTCGCCGAGGACGCGCCGCTCGACCTCGCCCAGCTCGAGCGCGATCCGGCCACGCTCGCGACGCCGGACGGCGACGGCATCCGCGCGGTCGGCGCGATCGCGCGCATCCGCGAGCTCACGTTCGACGGCGGCGCCGAGTCGTTCATCCTCAGCATGACGCGGGGCGCGGAGGACCTGCTCGCCGCGCTCTTGCTCGCGCGGCTCGCCGGGCTCTCGGCGAAGGCGATCTCGATCGTGCCGCTCTTCGAGACGCTCGACGATCTCCAGCGCTCGGCGAAGGAGCTCGATCGCGCCGCCGCGAGCCCCGTCTACGCCGCCTACCTCGCCGAGCGCGCGGGCGTGCAGGAGGTCATGCTCGGCTACTCCGACTCGAACAAGGACGCCGGCATCCTCGGATCGTCGTTCGCGCTCTACCGCGCGCAGCAGGAGCTCGTCGCGGTCGCGAGCGCGCGCGGCCTCACGCTCAAGATCTTCCACGGACGCGGCGGCTCGATCGGCCGCGGCGGCGGTCCCTCGCAGCGCGCGATCGAGAGCCTGCCCGCGGGCGCGGTGCGCGGTCGCTTCAAGCTCACGGAGCAAGGAGAGGTGCTCGGATGGAAGTACCTCGTGCCCGAGATCGCGGAGCGGAACCTCGAGCTCACCGTCGGCGGCGTGATCGAGCAGACGCTCCGCTCCGAGCGACCGCACGACGACGCGCAGCTCCGCGAGTACGAGTCCGTCTTCGAAGAGGTCGCGCGCACGAGCGTGGAGCAGTACCGCGCCCTCGTTCATCACGAGGTGTTCCCTTCGTACTACGCGGCGACGACGCCGATCGAGGAGATCCCGCGCCTCAACATCGGCTCGCGCCCCGCGCGGCGCACCGGCAACAGCGAGGCGCCGGCCGCGGCGAAGAAGGCGGTCGCGCTCGAGGACCTCCGCGCGATCCCGTGGGTCTTCGCGTGGACGCAGTCGCGTCAAATGGTCCCCGGATGGTACGGCGCCGGCCGCGCGCTCTCGTGGCTCGTGCGCGCGAAGGGCCTCGACTACGTGCGCGAGATGCGCGCGCGCTGGCCCTTCTTCGCGACGACGCTCGACGCGATCGCGGTCGCGCTCGCGCAGGCCGACGTCGCGATCGCAGCGAAGTACGCCGCCCTCGCCACGCCGGAGGAGCGGCGCCTCTTCCTCCGCATCGCGCTCGGTCATGCCCGCGCGGTGCGGGCGGTGAGCGCGATCCTCGGTCAGCCCGGCGTCCTCGCCCCCGACGCGACGCTCGCGCGCTCGATCGAGCTGCGCAACCCTTACGTCGATCCGCTCTCGTTCATCCAGGTCGACCTCCTCCGGAAGAAGCGCGCCGCGAGCGGCAAGACGCCGCCGGAGCTCCAGCGCGCGATCCTCCTCACGATCAACGGCCTCGCCGCGGGCCTCCGCTCGACGGGTTGA
- a CDS encoding adenylosuccinate lyase yields the protein MIPRYSPPDLVALWSPERRYATWLEVELAACEAMEAAKLVPKGVAARIRKLKLSLDAKRIEEIERTVKHDVIAFLTHVEELAGPEARWLHRGMTSSDVLDSSFAILLRDATDLLLARTDKLLAALAKRAKEHVKTPMIGRSHGIFAEPVTFGVVLAGHHAEMKRGRDRLARARKAIAYGKIAGAVGTYAHLSPAIEAAALGALGLSPETVSTQVVPRDRHAELFAAMAIVAAGIERLATNVRHWQRSEVGEAEEAFTVGQKGSSAMPHKRNPILTENLCGLARVVRAFCIPALENVALWHERDISHSSAERMMAPDATATLAFMLDRTRSVVEGLVVYDAKMKANLDRAAELYFSEAVLLALVEAGVARQEAYVWVQRNAMRAWRGEGSFRKLLAADKDVKKRLKKKELEHLFDLDHALRHAPAIVKRALG from the coding sequence ATGATCCCGCGCTATTCGCCGCCCGATCTCGTCGCGCTCTGGTCCCCGGAACGTCGTTACGCCACGTGGCTCGAGGTCGAGCTCGCCGCTTGCGAGGCGATGGAGGCGGCGAAGCTCGTCCCGAAGGGCGTCGCCGCGCGCATCCGCAAGCTGAAGCTCTCGCTCGACGCCAAGCGGATCGAGGAGATCGAGCGGACGGTGAAGCACGACGTCATCGCGTTCCTCACCCACGTCGAGGAGCTCGCCGGCCCCGAGGCGCGCTGGCTCCATCGCGGCATGACGTCGAGCGACGTGCTCGACTCGAGCTTCGCGATCCTCCTCCGCGACGCGACCGATCTCCTCCTCGCCCGCACCGACAAGCTCCTCGCCGCCCTCGCGAAGCGCGCGAAGGAGCACGTGAAGACGCCGATGATCGGCCGCAGCCACGGCATCTTCGCGGAGCCGGTGACGTTCGGCGTCGTCCTCGCGGGGCACCACGCCGAGATGAAGCGCGGTCGCGATCGCCTCGCCCGCGCGCGCAAGGCGATCGCGTACGGCAAGATCGCCGGCGCGGTCGGCACCTACGCGCACCTCTCGCCCGCGATCGAAGCGGCCGCGCTCGGCGCGCTCGGCCTCTCACCCGAGACGGTGAGCACGCAGGTCGTCCCGCGCGATCGGCACGCCGAGCTCTTCGCCGCGATGGCGATCGTGGCGGCGGGCATCGAGCGCCTCGCGACCAACGTGCGCCACTGGCAGCGCTCGGAGGTGGGGGAGGCGGAGGAGGCGTTCACGGTCGGGCAGAAGGGCTCGAGCGCGATGCCGCACAAGCGGAACCCGATCCTCACCGAGAACCTCTGCGGCCTCGCGCGCGTGGTCCGTGCATTCTGCATCCCTGCGCTCGAGAACGTCGCGCTCTGGCACGAGCGTGACATCTCGCACTCGTCGGCGGAGCGGATGATGGCGCCCGACGCCACCGCGACCCTCGCCTTCATGCTCGATCGCACGCGCTCCGTCGTCGAAGGCCTCGTCGTCTACGACGCGAAGATGAAGGCGAACCTCGATCGCGCGGCGGAGCTCTACTTCTCGGAGGCGGTGCTCCTCGCGCTCGTGGAGGCCGGCGTCGCGCGGCAGGAGGCGTACGTCTGGGTGCAGCGCAACGCGATGCGCGCGTGGCGCGGCGAGGGCTCGTTCCGCAAGCTCCTCGCCGCCGACAAGGACGTGAAGAAGCGGCTCAAGAAGAAGGAGCTCGAGCACCTCTTCGATCTCGACCACGCGCTCCGGCACGCGCCGGCGATCGTGAAGCGCGCGCTCGGCTGA